Within the Oreochromis niloticus isolate F11D_XX linkage group LG14, O_niloticus_UMD_NMBU, whole genome shotgun sequence genome, the region catgtccttcaacgcacatattaaacaaatatgtaagactgctttcttccatttgcgcaacatctctaaaattagaaatatcctgtctcagagtgatgctgaaaaacgagttcatgcatttattacttccaggctggactactgtaattcattattatcaggatgtcctaaaaactcactgaaaagccttcagctgatccaaaatgctgcagcaagagtcctgacagggactagaaagagagagcagatttctcctgttttggcttcccttcactggcttcctgttaaatccagaattcaaaatcctgctcctcacattcaaggtcttaaataatcaggcctcatcttatcttaatgaccttgtagtaccatatcaccctattagagcacttcgctctcgctctgcaggcctacttgttgttcctagagtatttaaaagtagaatgggaggcagagccttcagttttcaggcccctcttctgtggaaccagcttccagtttggatttgggagacagacactatctctactttcaagattaggcttcaaactttcctttttgctaaagcatatagttagggctggaccaggtgactctgaatcctcccttagttatgctgcaatagacgtaggctgccggggattcccatgatgcattgagtttttcctttccagtcacctttctcactcactatgtgttaatagacctctctgcatcgaatcatatctgttattaatctctgtctctcttccacagcatgtctttatcctgtcttccttctctcaccccaaccaatcacagcagatggccccgcccctccctgagcctggttctaccggaggtttcttcctgttaaaagggagtttttccttcccactgtcgctaaAGTGCTTGCtgatagggggtcatatgattgttgggtttttctctgtacctatgaagcgccttgaggcgacttttgttgtgatttggcgctatataaataaaatgaattgaattgaattgagctgTGCGATAATAAGCCTCTGATGTTGTATTAATGGCTAACGTGTCCACCTGTGTGTGCCTGTCAGCCTATAAGAGCGAGATCATGAAGGTGGGTCTGCTGAGGTGTCGCGAGGAGCCTCCGAAGCTCCTTCAGGGGACCAGGTTCCAGGAGAGAACGTTCCAGATTCGAGACCACaaactgctgctgctcaaagaCAAGAAGGTAGTCGGGAACAGTAGACAGCAGTAaaacaaacagttaaaaaaGAATAGAATATATTAGATGTCATTGTACATGGACAACGAAACTGTGGGcgctccacaccaactgtggCTGAATAACTAACAAACAGGAGGAATGTGTacaaaaaggagagaaaggCGCATACTGGAGAACAAGAAGACGAGTAATACCTgggaaaacattaaaaaccaaaataagaacagaaaaccaGCAAATCTCAGTAAAAgaacagtaaaaaacaaaagtctCTCCATCTGTGTCTGCAGAGCATCAAACCTGAGAAGGAGTGGGCTCTGAAATCCTTAAAGATCTACATCGGCATCCGCAAGAAGCTGAAGGCTCCaaccaggtaacacacacacacacacgtctggtTTGCTATCCTCGTGGGGACATCCCATTGATATAATGCTTTCCCAAGCtgcttaccctaaccatcaaaaatgaatgactaACACTGACCCTACACCTAAAACTAACTCAAACGTAACCCTCACaccaaaaccacattttgagtgtgaaaaaatgccttcaaccctgggctgttggtccccaccAGTATAGTAAGAACctgttcacacacatacacacacacacacaagcccgTTCAGCTTTCTTAGTGAAGATCTTCATCGACATAATAGTTTCCCTAGCCCGTTaccctaaccattaaaaatgaatgcctaacccttaccctaaacctaaccataacctaattgttcAAACTTGTGAGGACtggtgtgtgtgtcctcacaagtgactgtcagttctcacaagtatagtagaatgcagatttaagtcctcacaaagatagctagacaagaacactcacatacacactcacacacacacacacacacacacacacacactcctgcgGTCTGAACTGAGCAGTGAGCGTCAAAGGCTGATGGCCATTATCTGATGGCCATTATCTGATGGCTTGTGTTTCCTGTGCAGGTGGGGCTTCACAGTGATGTCAGACAAACACCAGCTGTAAGTATCAGGGCTCACCTGTCCTCCTCAGTGTCACACTCACCTGCAGCAGCTGATGTTTGACGTCGTGCATTCAAATAAAAGCTCTGAGCGTTTCAGTCTTGCATGACATCAAAAGTATCTGCCCCTCCCCTCCACCAGGTACCTGTGCTGCAGCAGCGAGGCCGAGCTGTGGGATTGGATCACGAGCCTTCTCAGAGCTCAGGTACGTTTACCTGCACGCTGGTCTGGGATCAGCCGTCGCTCCTGTGCTGGCCATCATGAATGTGCTTCTGTTGCAGAACGATGACCCAGGTCCTCCGGCGCTGCGCCGCCACTCCTCCTCTGACATCTCCAAGCAGAAGTTCGGAACGATGCCGCTCGTCTCCATCAGAGGAGACGAGAGCAACAGCAGCATGCTGTCAGCCAATCAGACGCTGGTTAGAGTCCAACTCTCTCAGCTTTTTCTCAAACATGCTCAGTAAACTGTCACAGGTCAAATGCACAAACTCGTCATCTGTACTTTGTCTTCCCCTGCAGAGGAAACTACACGACCGGAGAACTCTCTCCATGTACTTTGTAAGTACTCTGTACTTCCTCTCGTCTCACTCGTGAGCCTGTAGTAAACGCTGGGGGGGCGGGGTTTAACCTTGGGACCGATCCCATCTCTCTGTGTTCTGGTGTGTCTCGTGTGTGTCTCCAGCCCATGAAGGTCCAGCAGGACTCGTTCGAGGAGCGCTCAGAGTCTCCTGACCTGCCTGAGCCGCTCTACGAGGAGGTCGGCGACTTCGGCCTGCAGGTCCTGAAGTCTCTGGAGACCAGCTTCCTGTCCAGCAGCATTGCAGAGACCCAGGAAGTGCCAGACCACTTCAGGTGAGACGTGGTCTCACCACCAGGTGAGACCACGTACCGGAAGTCGGACCCTGGTCGCTCAGGGGTCGGTCTCCTGATTAGGGAGTTCCCCAATCCACACATGGGTGAGACCTAGGATGGGAAATTGGTCTTGGAACGGGACCCGTGATGCCTATTGGCGAGACCTAAGATTGGAAATTGGTCCCCGGAAGAGATCCGTGATGCCTGTGTGTGAGGAGGTGGTCCTTCCTGCTTGGGGCTGAACCCCTCAGCGAAGGGGCCCCGCGATGCCTGTTGGCCACACAGTAAACCCCAATTGggtacattttaaatttaataaaataatttttgttgGGTAGGCAGAAGGGAGAGGAACCTGGCCCAGGGGTCTTGCCCTAAACATAACCACTCCCCCCTTCTCGCCTAACCCTAAACATACTTAACCCCCCAAATTCATCGGCACTCAGAAagaattaaaaatccacaaaggatataaataaataaataaatgccacTTAAAAAGCCTGCCTACAAGGGGATAAAAGACCACACGGGACACAAAGACAAGGGATAAAAACTTTATTACAAACAGAGAGATAACAAACAAGATAAAACCCAGAGAGggacatttaaaaattaaaaattcattTGAGCTCCAGCCTGAGGAAGGCGTACAAagcgccgaaacgtcgcgatgaGCTCAATTTAAAATTCATGGCCTACTTAACCCCCGTGTTGGGCAATTTTTGGAACAATTGTGTTGGTGGGGGCACCATCCCCCATTCCACGAAGGACCGTGCACTTGTGGGTTTCCAGCTTTGCTGGGGCCCCAGTCCTTTTCCATATCCCACCCCCCCATCCTAACCCTTATTGGGAGgatagggagagggaggggtcCAATATTTACAAGGGGTCATCAATTGGAATACTTAATAAGGTTGATAACATTGGGGAGGATATCATAAAATTCATGGGGGTATTGATTGAAttcataaattaattttaataatttacgGTATTATGGGATTAAAAATTTCATATTTGTAGTATAAACACAAGGGGCATACATGATTTGGGGGTCTGAAAATTTATAAGTTAAAATTTAAAGTGTaataacatttaacataaacattgggattaaaaattaatattaaaaatttcatattaaattggaccttaaatattacatataaaaataatttgggCCTACAGTAATTGAGTACATAGtgtgaaatattataattcatgaagaaagcaatttttaaaatcattggGAAAGGGCTATTTACATAGGAAGgaaattcagataaaaaagACGAACGAAAAATCTAACTGGAACAGAGGGCATAAAAGGagctgacacacagagagagggcaTTTCGCcttgagacacagaaggagcaaCATCGCAGAGACTAGACTAGTGTTTTTTGTGccacagcctgaagaaggcccttTTCAGGGCCGAAACGTCGCGGCGGCACAAATtgaaatttgatttcatttaatttcatttaattcattttatttttaattcataaatacaaaactaattaaaaa harbors:
- the LOC109195228 gene encoding arf-GAP with Rho-GAP domain, ANK repeat and PH domain-containing protein 3, encoding MANVSTCVCLSAYKSEIMKVGLLRCREEPPKLLQGTRFQERTFQIRDHKLLLLKDKKSIKPEKEWALKSLKIYIGIRKKLKAPTRWGFTVMSDKHQLYLCCSSEAELWDWITSLLRAQNDDPGPPALRRHSSSDISKQKFGTMPLVSIRGDESNSSMLSANQTLRKLHDRRTLSMYFPMKVQQDSFEERSESPDLPEPLYEEVGDFGLQVLKSLETSFLSSSIAETQEVPDHFR